In Chitinophagaceae bacterium C216, the genomic stretch CTTTTTATCAGAAATTTCATAAAAAAAGCCCCGCGAAGCGGAGCTCTATATAAAAAAACTACATTTTTAGAAAGGTAAATCGTCTACAGGTTCATCAAAATCATTAACCGAAGATGCGTTGGAAGAAGAAGTATTGGTAATATCAGAAGCTGAAGTACCCTCCGTTGGCGTAGTAGCTGGTGCCGTTGCAGCATCCCCTCTGCCACCGAGTAGTTGCAGTTCACGCACGCGCAAAATCAAGGCTGCACCTGCTGTACCGTCGTTTCTTGTAAAGCTTCTTACATCAGGCTGTCCTTCTACATATACCTGTTTACCCTTTGTTAGATATTGCGAAACGGTTGTTCTATCTGTCCACCATGCACACTCCACCCACGTAGTACGCTCCTGATTATTTCCTTGGCTGTCTCTGTACCTTTCAGTATGTGCTACGGTAAAATTGATGACATTTCTTCCGTTTACATTATTAACAAGGCAATCTCTTCCCAGATTACCAATAACTTGCATTTTAATCATAATACGCGATTTAAGTACTCCTAGAATTTGAACGGCAAGATAGCTTTTTTATTGCGGTTGTTTAAGTAAAAAAAGATAGTAGTTTTATAGGTTAACAAATACTATGATAAATATTAAAAATAAACAATATTTTATAATGAAAAATTATTTATTTTAATATTATCAACTTTCAAAAGGTTGCCAACAGAGCACCCCATTTCACAATACCTAAATTCAGTATCTTTGTCAATTAATTTTTTCAAAAATGAGCAAGAAAGGGAAAGTTTTGGTGGCAATGAGTGGGGGTATTGACAGTACCGTAGTGGCCCTTATGCTGCATCACGAAGGCTATGAAGTAGTAGGAATTACCATGAAAACATGGGATTATGCACAGAGTGGAGGCAGCAAAAAGGAAACCGGCTGCTGCAATGTCGATAGCTTTAATGATGCCCGGATGGCAGCTGTACAACATGGATTTCCGCATTTTATTTTAGATATACGGGAAGAGTTTGGAGACTTTGTAGTAAAGGATTTTGTGGATGAATATCTGGCGGGGCGTACGCCTAATCCCTGTGTGCTGTGCAACACACATATTAAATGGAGGGCACTTCTCAAACGTGCAGATGCTTTAGGATGCGATTATATAGCTACCGGTCACTATGCTAAAATACGTCAGCATGAAAATGGCCGTTATGTAATCAGTAAAGCAGTAGATCCTATCAAGGATCAAAGTTATGTACTGTGGGGGCTGGAACAGGATTTACTGAGTAGAACTCTATTGCCGCTGGGCCAATATCATAAAAGCGAAATCAGACAAATGGCCATCGACTACGGTTATCCAGATTTAGCCAAAAAGAGTGAGAGTTACGAAATCTGCTTTGTTCCTGATAACGACTATCGCGGTTTCTTGAAAAGACATGTAGAAGGCCTGGAAGAACGCGTTAACGGTGGCAACTTCGTAGATAAAAATGGTAATATTCTGGGTAAACATAAAGGCTATCCTTTTTATACTATAGGTCAGCGTAAGGGGCTAGATATTGCCTTAGGTAAACCAGCTTACGTAACCGCCATCGACCCGGATAGCAATACCATTACCCTCGGTGATGAAGAAGACCTGAACAAAAACGAAATCTTTGTTCATAAATTCAATCTGATAAAATACGATAGTATTACACCCGGCATGGAAGCTGTAACCAAAATTCGTTATAAGGACCCGGGCACCTTGGGTAATTTATATCCCGAAGGTGATTTACTAAAAATTCGTTTTTATCAGAACACTAAAGGTGTGGCACCAGGACAAAGTGCCGTGTTTTATGAAGGTGATGATGTAATAGGCGGAGGATTGATACATTCCGGAAGATTGTCGTAATATTACAACTGATTTGCGGTTTTAATCATTAACTAACTAACCTGCATAAAGTGTATTATTTCTTGAGAGCATTTCTGTACTTATTTACAGTATGTCTTTTCTTCGCTTCCTGCCGCGAGGAAAAGGAGTTTTTGCAAATGGACTCCATCGAGGATTTCTACCCCTTGCAAGTAGGCAAATCC encodes the following:
- the ssb_1 gene encoding Single-stranded DNA-binding protein; the encoded protein is MIKMQVIGNLGRDCLVNNVNGRNVINFTVAHTERYRDSQGNNQERTTWVECAWWTDRTTVSQYLTKGKQVYVEGQPDVRSFTRNDGTAGAALILRVRELQLLGGRGDAATAPATTPTEGTSASDITNTSSSNASSVNDFDEPVDDLPF
- the mnmA gene encoding tRNA-specific 2-thiouridylase MnmA, with the protein product MSKKGKVLVAMSGGIDSTVVALMLHHEGYEVVGITMKTWDYAQSGGSKKETGCCNVDSFNDARMAAVQHGFPHFILDIREEFGDFVVKDFVDEYLAGRTPNPCVLCNTHIKWRALLKRADALGCDYIATGHYAKIRQHENGRYVISKAVDPIKDQSYVLWGLEQDLLSRTLLPLGQYHKSEIRQMAIDYGYPDLAKKSESYEICFVPDNDYRGFLKRHVEGLEERVNGGNFVDKNGNILGKHKGYPFYTIGQRKGLDIALGKPAYVTAIDPDSNTITLGDEEDLNKNEIFVHKFNLIKYDSITPGMEAVTKIRYKDPGTLGNLYPEGDLLKIRFYQNTKGVAPGQSAVFYEGDDVIGGGLIHSGRLS